A region of Nitrospirota bacterium DNA encodes the following proteins:
- the mnhG gene encoding monovalent cation/H(+) antiporter subunit G, producing the protein MHWRLVLTGAFLAIGCFFVAVAAVGVVRMPDFYTRMHPAGKNDTLGQAMILLGLVVHEGLSLVSVKLLMVIVFIYIASPTATFAIAKAAHVAGVKPWARGEKRR; encoded by the coding sequence ATGCACTGGCGGCTCGTCCTGACGGGGGCGTTTCTGGCCATCGGGTGCTTCTTCGTGGCCGTGGCCGCTGTGGGCGTGGTGCGGATGCCCGATTTCTACACGAGAATGCACCCGGCGGGGAAGAACGACACCCTGGGGCAGGCCATGATTCTTCTGGGCTTGGTTGTTCATGAAGGGCTCTCGCTGGTGAGCGTCAAGCTCCTCATGGTCATCGTCTTCATTTATATAGCGAGCCCCACGGCCACCTTTGCCATAGCGAAGGCCGCCCACGTGGCGGGGGTGAAGCCCTGGGCGCGGGGAGAGAAGAGGCGTTGA
- a CDS encoding Na+/H+ antiporter subunit E translates to MSFAVTCALMFVFWLLLSGHLDVFHIVNGIASSLLVAFFSHDLLVPPGSRLGRGLRKLVRFLAYLPWLLWQVVKANLEVAYVTLHPRLPIEPSVIRFDTRLREALGITTLANSITLTPGTVTIEATREGTFLVHTISRSAAQSLLAGEMPRRVERIERGDV, encoded by the coding sequence GTGAGCTTTGCCGTCACATGTGCGCTCATGTTCGTTTTCTGGCTGCTTCTGTCGGGGCATCTGGACGTTTTCCATATCGTAAACGGCATCGCGAGCAGCCTCCTGGTGGCATTTTTCTCCCACGACCTCCTGGTGCCCCCGGGCTCCCGGCTGGGCCGCGGGCTGCGGAAGCTCGTCCGGTTTCTGGCCTATCTGCCCTGGCTCCTCTGGCAGGTGGTGAAGGCCAACCTGGAGGTGGCCTACGTGACTCTTCACCCCCGCCTTCCCATCGAGCCCTCTGTCATCCGGTTCGATACGAGGCTCAGGGAAGCCCTGGGCATCACCACCCTGGCCAATTCCATAACGCTCACGCCGGGCACGGTCACCATCGAGGCCACGCGGGAGGGGACCTTCCTGGTGCACACCATCTCCAGGAGCGCGGCCCAATCCCTCCTGGCCGGAGAGATGCCCCGCCGGGTGGAGCGGATAGAGAGGGGAGATGTTTGA
- a CDS encoding monovalent cation/H+ antiporter subunit D family protein: protein MASVQSPLPLLAVLVSLVGALLIRLSRGHPNLRETWTILAAVGKFAIVASMVPLVLRGEELSFRLFALFPGLEVAFRVDALGVFFALTASFLWIITSFYSIGYMRAEGEHAQTRYFVCFAVSLSATMGVAFAANLLTTFIFYEVLTLVTFPLVGHEETPEAMQGARKYLVYLLGTSLLFLLSAVVFTYWAAGTLDFAPGGLFPAAVQRGVLIAIFVLFVLGVAKAAMMPLHSWLPAAMVAPTPVSALLHAVAVVKTGVFVMVRVALYVFGAGVLRDMGLGTALAYYASFTIVVASLIALKQDNLKLRLAYSTVSQLSYIVLGAALLSPSAITGSVMHIVLHAFGKITLFFTAGAIAVATHKTRVSELDGIGRRMPFTMAAFSLGAVSMIGIPPLGGFISKWYLAQGSVEAAEPGFLIVLAASTVLNACYFLPIVHRAFFRPLPEGEAAGLREAPLFMVAPLVLTALGAMALFFRPSLFLDLAGMVAGGVLGGG from the coding sequence ATGGCGAGCGTACAGTCCCCGCTGCCCCTCCTGGCCGTCCTGGTCTCCCTTGTGGGGGCCCTGCTCATACGCCTGTCCCGCGGACACCCCAACCTCAGGGAGACATGGACCATCCTGGCCGCGGTGGGCAAGTTCGCCATAGTGGCCTCCATGGTGCCCCTGGTGCTTCGGGGCGAGGAGCTTTCCTTCAGGCTTTTTGCCCTCTTCCCCGGCCTCGAAGTCGCCTTCAGGGTGGACGCCCTGGGTGTTTTTTTCGCGCTGACGGCCTCCTTCCTCTGGATAATCACCTCGTTTTACTCCATCGGCTACATGCGCGCCGAGGGCGAGCACGCCCAGACCCGGTACTTCGTCTGCTTCGCCGTGTCCCTCTCGGCGACCATGGGGGTGGCCTTCGCGGCCAACCTTCTGACCACCTTCATCTTCTACGAGGTGCTCACCCTGGTCACTTTCCCCCTGGTGGGGCACGAGGAAACCCCCGAGGCGATGCAGGGGGCCAGAAAGTACCTCGTCTATCTCCTGGGGACGTCCCTCCTTTTTCTGCTCTCCGCGGTGGTTTTCACCTACTGGGCCGCCGGAACCCTGGACTTCGCCCCGGGGGGGCTCTTCCCGGCTGCGGTCCAGCGGGGAGTGCTCATCGCCATATTCGTCCTGTTCGTTCTGGGGGTGGCCAAGGCGGCCATGATGCCGCTTCACTCCTGGCTGCCGGCGGCCATGGTGGCCCCCACGCCGGTGAGCGCGCTTCTTCACGCGGTGGCCGTGGTGAAGACCGGCGTTTTCGTGATGGTGAGGGTGGCCCTGTACGTCTTCGGCGCGGGGGTCCTCCGCGATATGGGACTGGGTACGGCGCTGGCCTACTATGCGTCCTTCACCATCGTCGTGGCGTCCCTCATCGCGCTCAAGCAGGACAACCTCAAGCTCCGCCTCGCCTATTCCACCGTAAGCCAGCTCTCCTACATCGTGCTCGGCGCCGCGCTCCTTTCGCCGTCGGCCATTACCGGGAGCGTGATGCACATCGTCCTTCACGCCTTCGGCAAGATAACCCTTTTCTTCACCGCCGGGGCCATTGCCGTGGCGACGCACAAGACCCGGGTCAGCGAGCTGGACGGCATCGGGCGGCGGATGCCCTTCACCATGGCGGCCTTCTCCCTGGGGGCCGTCTCCATGATAGGCATCCCGCCCCTGGGCGGGTTCATAAGCAAGTGGTACCTTGCGCAGGGGTCGGTGGAGGCCGCGGAGCCGGGCTTCCTCATCGTCCTGGCCGCAAGCACGGTCCTGAACGCCTGCTATTTCCTCCCCATCGTCCACCGGGCCTTCTTCAGGCCGCTGCCCGAGGGGGAGGCCGCGGGGCTTCGCGAGGCTCCCCTTTTCATGGTGGCTCCCCTGGTGCTGACCGCCCTGGGGGCGATGGCCCTGTTTTTCAGGCCCTCGCTCTTTCTGGACCTTGCCGGCATGGTAGCGGGAGGTGTGCTTGGCGGGGGATAG
- a CDS encoding cation:proton antiporter, with amino-acid sequence MFEAAALVLILAIFLVLYRAIRGPLVYDRVLAVNMMGTKTVVLIALIGFIYGRPQFLDIALVYALINFIATLAFLKYTETGGLD; translated from the coding sequence ATGTTTGAGGCGGCTGCCCTCGTCCTCATTCTTGCCATCTTCTTGGTCCTGTACCGGGCCATCCGCGGGCCCCTCGTCTACGACCGCGTCCTGGCCGTCAACATGATGGGAACCAAGACCGTCGTCCTCATCGCCTTGATAGGGTTCATCTACGGGAGGCCCCAGTTTCTGGACATAGCCCTGGTGTACGCCCTCATCAATTTCATAGCCACCCTGGCGTTTCTGAAATACACGGAGACGGGAGGGCTGGACTGA
- a CDS encoding monovalent cation/H+ antiporter subunit D family protein gives MRLVEDFPVLVVVVPLVTAVLIPLLRLLRRDLGYWAALAASAASFVLSLFLLRGVLAHGRISYWLGGWQPPWGIEYVVDYLNGFVLVVVSFIAVLVAFYCKKSIEAEIPSGRLGVFYSAFMLLVAGLLGIVITGDIFNLYVFIEISSLASYTLIASGRRNEALTASYNYLILGTIGATFILLGVGHLYMVTGTLNMADLSHRLPELYGSTVVLTAFAFFSVGLSLKLALFPLHVWMPDAYATAPSPVSAILAATSTKVGAYALLRVMFSVFSPRFDAEVVPFMSILVVLGSVAVLAGSVLAIAQRDIKRMLAYSSVGQIGYIVLGAAMANRTAMTGSLLHILNHALMKGALFLVVGVVVYRTGILRIADLRGLGRKMPLTMGAFTVAALSMIGVPLTVGFVSKWYLALGALEAGMWYVVAVILLSSVLTAVYFWRIVESIYFGEPVAEESWAPAGPEGAASASGREAPWSMLLPTLVMAGLCVVFGIATSVPVEVAHRAADMLLSRGL, from the coding sequence GTGAGGCTGGTCGAGGACTTCCCCGTCCTGGTGGTCGTGGTGCCCCTGGTGACGGCCGTGCTCATCCCCCTTTTGCGGCTCCTCCGGCGGGACCTAGGATACTGGGCGGCACTGGCCGCCTCGGCGGCCTCCTTTGTCCTGTCCCTGTTTCTGCTCCGTGGGGTGCTCGCCCACGGCCGCATCAGCTACTGGCTGGGGGGATGGCAGCCCCCCTGGGGAATCGAGTACGTCGTGGACTACCTCAACGGATTCGTCCTGGTGGTGGTGTCCTTTATTGCCGTGCTGGTGGCCTTCTACTGCAAGAAGAGTATCGAGGCGGAGATTCCCTCCGGCCGTCTGGGGGTCTTCTACAGCGCCTTCATGCTTCTGGTGGCCGGCCTTCTGGGTATCGTCATAACCGGGGATATCTTCAACCTCTACGTCTTCATCGAGATAAGCTCGCTGGCCAGTTACACCCTCATCGCCTCCGGCAGGCGCAACGAGGCGCTCACGGCAAGCTACAACTATCTCATCCTCGGCACCATAGGGGCCACCTTCATCCTCCTCGGGGTGGGCCACCTCTACATGGTCACCGGCACCCTGAACATGGCCGACCTGTCGCACCGCCTGCCGGAGCTTTACGGCTCGACGGTGGTGCTGACGGCCTTCGCTTTCTTCTCGGTGGGCCTGAGCCTCAAGCTCGCCCTCTTTCCGCTCCATGTCTGGATGCCCGACGCCTATGCCACCGCCCCCTCTCCGGTAAGCGCCATCCTGGCCGCCACTTCCACGAAGGTGGGGGCCTATGCCCTTCTGCGAGTGATGTTCAGCGTGTTCAGCCCCAGGTTCGACGCCGAGGTGGTCCCTTTCATGTCCATTCTCGTGGTCCTGGGCTCCGTGGCCGTCCTGGCTGGCTCGGTCCTGGCCATCGCCCAGAGGGACATCAAGAGGATGCTGGCGTACTCGAGCGTGGGACAGATTGGCTACATCGTCCTGGGCGCCGCCATGGCCAACCGGACGGCCATGACCGGCAGCCTGCTTCACATCCTGAACCACGCCCTCATGAAGGGGGCCCTGTTTCTGGTCGTAGGCGTGGTCGTCTACAGGACGGGCATCCTGCGGATTGCCGACCTGAGGGGGCTGGGCAGGAAAATGCCCCTCACCATGGGGGCCTTCACCGTGGCCGCGCTCTCCATGATAGGCGTTCCCCTGACGGTGGGCTTCGTGAGCAAATGGTACCTGGCCCTGGGCGCCCTGGAGGCCGGCATGTGGTACGTGGTGGCGGTCATCCTGCTCAGTTCGGTGCTGACCGCCGTATACTTCTGGCGCATCGTGGAGAGCATCTACTTCGGCGAGCCCGTGGCCGAGGAGTCCTGGGCCCCTGCCGGTCCAGAGGGGGCGGCTTCGGCCTCCGGCCGGGAAGCGCCGTGGAGCATGCTTCTTCCCACGCTAGTCATGGCGGGGCTCTGCGTGGTCTTCGGGATAGCGACCTCGGTGCCCGTTGAGGTCGCCCACAGGGCTGCCGACATGCTCCTTTCGCGGGGTCTATAG
- a CDS encoding DUF4040 domain-containing protein, with protein MDVLLLVLLVVCAVAAVSLKDLLSAGMVLSAYSLLMALVWTRLNAVDVAFTEASVGAGITTVLLIAAVSRTARREEANPLERHSKRVFLIMCITALVLVYGTLDMPHFGDPDAPAYRHVAPRYIEDAEEETGVVNMVTAVLASYRGYDTLGETTVIFTAGIGVILLLRRVSDE; from the coding sequence ATGGATGTCCTTCTCCTGGTGCTCCTGGTCGTATGCGCCGTGGCGGCGGTCTCCTTGAAAGACCTGCTCTCGGCGGGGATGGTCCTGTCGGCCTACAGCCTCCTGATGGCCCTGGTCTGGACGCGGCTCAATGCCGTGGACGTGGCCTTCACCGAGGCCTCGGTGGGTGCGGGCATCACGACGGTCCTGCTCATCGCCGCCGTCAGCAGGACCGCACGGCGAGAGGAGGCGAACCCCCTGGAGCGCCACTCCAAGAGGGTCTTCCTCATCATGTGCATCACGGCCCTGGTCCTGGTGTACGGGACTCTGGACATGCCCCACTTCGGCGACCCCGACGCCCCGGCCTACCGGCACGTGGCCCCGCGGTACATCGAGGATGCCGAGGAGGAGACCGGGGTGGTCAACATGGTTACCGCCGTACTGGCCAGCTACAGGGGGTACGACACCCTGGGGGAGACCACCGTCATATTCACGGCCGGCATCGGGGTGATTCTTCTGTTGAGGAGGGTCTCGGATGAATGA
- a CDS encoding cation:proton antiporter subunit C yields the protein MSPFSLFTTEYPYLFYIVLAMVGFYAMIAKNNLIKKIIGMNIFQTAVFLFYIAMGKVEGGTAPILWAGATRYDNPLPHVLILTAIVVSVSTTAVAFALIVRIYRAFGTIEEDRILERKRKKGELP from the coding sequence GTGAGCCCCTTTTCCCTGTTCACCACGGAATACCCTTATCTTTTCTACATAGTCCTCGCCATGGTGGGTTTCTACGCCATGATAGCCAAGAACAACCTCATCAAGAAGATCATCGGGATGAATATCTTTCAGACGGCCGTTTTCCTCTTCTATATCGCCATGGGCAAGGTCGAGGGCGGCACGGCGCCCATCCTCTGGGCGGGGGCCACGAGGTACGACAACCCCCTGCCCCACGTCCTCATCCTCACGGCCATCGTCGTTTCGGTGAGCACCACGGCGGTGGCCTTCGCCCTCATTGTGAGGATTTACCGCGCCTTCGGCACCATAGAGGAGGACCGCATTCTGGAGAGGAAGCGCAAAAAGGGAGAGCTGCCGTGA
- a CDS encoding Na(+)/H(+) antiporter subunit B: MNERPGVDIIRRTVSGVVIPFIQLFGFYVIVHGDSGPGGGFQGGVILGASVILYCLAFGLREARAHMARRTSDILDSAGVLIYAGVGLAALALGGAFLQYNVLPLGDPHFASHIGIFIIEVGVGITVSGVMITIFFATADRGSGEGGE; the protein is encoded by the coding sequence ATGAATGAGCGGCCCGGTGTGGACATCATCAGGCGCACGGTCTCGGGGGTGGTTATCCCGTTCATCCAGCTTTTCGGCTTCTATGTCATCGTCCACGGCGACAGCGGGCCCGGGGGAGGCTTCCAGGGCGGGGTCATCCTGGGGGCAAGCGTCATCCTGTACTGCCTGGCTTTCGGCCTCCGGGAGGCCCGCGCGCACATGGCCAGGAGGACAAGCGACATCCTGGACAGCGCGGGCGTGCTCATTTACGCCGGAGTGGGCCTGGCCGCCCTGGCCCTGGGAGGGGCCTTCCTTCAATACAACGTCCTTCCGCTGGGAGACCCTCATTTTGCGAGCCATATCGGCATCTTCATCATCGAAGTGGGCGTGGGCATCACCGTTTCGGGGGTGATGATAACCATATTTTTCGCCACGGCCGACCGGGGGAGCGGGGAGGGCGGCGAGTGA